The Scyliorhinus canicula chromosome 20, sScyCan1.1, whole genome shotgun sequence genome has a window encoding:
- the hyal6 gene encoding hyaluronoglucosaminidase 6, whose product MPPDWKLSAMNVAVIPRMLFARKLVLIFILQMTSGQYFKQAKSPVLPHNPFIAVWNAPTEQCRLKYKVDLDLSVFDIFANSNETLSGSAITIFYHNHLGNYPYFNKKMIAINGGIPQNNSLKEHLDKARADIEKSIPVEDFSGLGVIDWEDWRPLWVRNWGGKHIYRKKSIQVVRKLHPGWTANQIKLEARREYEDAGWKFMNKTLGLAEEIRPNGLWGFYLFPDCYNHNYKRKTKKYNGKCPAIEYKRNDKLLWLWKESGALYPSIYLELELKSSPNALKFVHYRLKEAIRLASIARKDYALPVFAYGRPFYSYTFKRLSEIDLVHTIGESAAMGTSGIILWGSINYARSKKHCLKVKQFVDGALGRYVVNVTSAAKLCSKHLCKRHGRCVRKNIDSKTYLHLDSNHFQIQTNPEGVHPRFSVKGMMNARDIKVMQQKFTCQCYEGWIGISCEVPVLEIPSVDKSVQITMAGTSSAPQLPFSLVNIVVFQLVIKTLNLQR is encoded by the exons ATGCCACCCGATTGGAAACTGAGTGCCATGAATGTTGCGGTcatccccaggatgttgtttgCAAGAAAATTGGTGCTTATATTCATATTACAAATGACAAGTGGCCAATACTTCAAGCAAGCAAAATCGCCAGTGCTTCCACACAACCCGTTTATTGCTGTGTGGAATGCCCCGACAGAACAGTGCAGGCTGAAGTACAAGGTGGACCTGGACCTCAGTGTTTTTGACATATTCGCAAACTCCAACGAGACGCTCAGTGGGTCAGCCATTACCATATTTTATCACAATCATCTGGGCAATTACCCTTACTTCAACAAAAAAATGATTGCCATAAATGGAGgaattccccagaacaatagccTTAAGGAACATCTGGACAAAGCCAGGGCCGATATCGAGAAATCCATTCCAGTCGAGGACTTCAGTGGTCTTGGCGTAATTGACTGGGAAGATTGGAGACCTCTGTGGGTCCGAAACTGGGGGGGCAAACATATCTATCGGAAGAAATCCATTCAAGTTGTGAGAAAGCTTCACCCTGGCTGGACAGCCAATCAAATTAAATTAGAAGCTAGGAGAGAATACGAAGATGCTGGGTGGAAATTTATGAATAAAACACTTGGGTTAGCAGAGGAGATTAGACCTAATGGCCTCTGGGGGTTCTATCTCTTTCCAGACTGCTACAATCATAATTATAAACgaaaaacaaagaaatataatGGCAAGTGTCCAGCAATTGAGTATAAACGTAACGACAAGTTACTCTGGCTATGGAAAGAAAGTGGCGCTCTCTATCCTTCCATCTACCTGGAACTTGAATTGAAATCCAGCCCAAATGCACTGAAATTTGTCCATTACCGATTGAAAGAAGCTATCAGATTAGCTTCCATTGCCAGGAAGGATTATGCTCTCCCCGTCTTTGCATATGGACGGCCATTTTATTCATATACGTTTAAGCGTCTCTCTGAG ATTGACTTGGTTCATACAATTGGAGAGAGTGCTGCCATGGGAACGTCAGGGATCATTCTTTGGGGAAGCATCAATTATGCAAGATCAAAG AAACATTGTTTAAAAGTGAAGCAGTTTGTAGATGGTGCCCTGGGTCGCTATGTTGTCAACGTGACATCTGCCGCCAAATTGTGCAGCAAGCATCTTTGCAAGAGGCATGGGAGGTGTGTGAGAAAGAACATTGACTCCAAAACCTACCTCCACCTGGACTCAAACCATTTCCAAATCCAAACTAATCCTGAAGGAGTCCATCCCAGATTTTCTGTGAAAGGGATGATGAACGCAAGGGACATTAAAGTCATGCAGCAAAAGTTCACATGCCAGTGTTACGAAGGCTGGATTGGAATCTCCTGCGAAGTACCAGTTCTTGAGATTCCTTCAGTGGATAAAAGTGTCCAGATCACAATGGCTGGAACAAGTTCAGCACCACAGCTACCATTTTCATTGGTCAATATTGTTGTCTTTCAGCTGGTCATTAAAACCCTTAATTTACAGCGCTAG